The genome window acacctttaattccagctctgggaggtagaggcaggctgatctctgagtttgaggccagcctgggctacagagcaagttccagagctacacagataaactgtATCTCaaacctcccaccccccaaacaaaacaaaacatgaagcaGAGACTGGATCTAGCAGCTCATTTCCAGAGCTGTCCACATTGTTAAGTGTCCCTCAGATGGGACTGTCACTTTCTGGGTCTCGCCAGCCTCTTCCATATTCCATTGGCTTCTTCCTTGAGCGCTCCCCAAAGCCCCCAGTGGTAAGCCCCCATGAAAGTGCTGCCTTTGTGCCCCGGTCCCGGCTCATGAAGAGGCCAAGTGTGAGCAGAGCTGCCGGAAGCCCGGCTTGCTCATGGCTTCGCCCTCGGCCGAGGGATCCAGAGCTGGGATCCCCAGGACTGCCTGCGTGCTGCAGGTCCTCCCCCAGAGCTGAAGAATGTTCCTGTGGAGAGGAGCCCAAGGGCTGACAGTCGTGTCTCTTCATGTCTGTGCTCCACAGAGGTGCAGTGTATGCATGAGACGCAGCAGCAGCTGAGGAGGCTGGTGCATGAAATCggcctggagctgaggaccaccGCTGTGTGCGTGCAAGTGCGGCGCACCCGGGATGGCTTCTTCAGGCTGGATGATGCCCTCCTGAGGACGCAGTGGGATCTACACAGCATCCAGGACGCCATCCAGGCTGCGGCCCCCCGGGTGGCAGCAGAGCTGAAAAAGAACTTGAGACTAAGGCTGGGCCACCAgctgctccccagtgctgggcagcCTTGCGGCTCCAAGGACCCAAGCTCCACTTTGGGGGTGGAAAGCTCTGTGGGGCAGTGATGCCCGATGTGGGTGGGCAAAGACAAAGGCTTTTTACAAGTCAGAGATGATGACCGTGCAGAGAGTGACCTCAAGGGCCCGAGCAGTGCCCACGCCTGCCATCCCAGCGAAACagaaaaaggggaaaagggaGTCTTTCTACTTGAGACACAGACGAACTGCAGGGATGAGCTGTGTGTGGCGGCAGGACCTATCATCTTGGCTATTCGGGAAGCTCAGGCTAGAATCTTGacagttgaaggccagcctggggttacactgtgaaaccatgtctcaaaagtcAAATCAGAGTCAGATGTGTAATTgaagcactccagaggtagaaacagaagatcaggagttcaaggtcatcctggccacagtgagtttaaggccagtctgggctgtttCCAGTGTTTAGTTTTTCACTGAGATGGGGAATGTCACCCCAACACCTAACGACCACTGGTGATTTATTTGGATTCATATGACTGATTTAACTGAATGTATTTGTACCCTAGGGAAAAGTCTTTTCACTGTTTTAAGGTGGTGtctcacacctgtgatctcagtactaagctgaggcaggagaatgactctgagtttgaggccagcctgaactttCTAGAGTACTTTATAGTACATGTCAGAATTTAATCCTTTAACCAGTCATAGTGGTTACAGACCTGTAATCACCACAtgggtggtggaggcagggggatcaggaattcaaggtcatctttggctgtaTGAGTTCTAGGgtacatgaaaccctatctccaaaataaaaagcccaaaattactttaaaaaggtGTATTTTTATGCGTGtgagtgtttgcatgtgtgttgtgtgtatgcacCTCATGCATCATGAAGGCTAAAAAAGGGCGGAGCTCTGGAGCTGGACTTGCAActagtgtgagccaccacaggggtgctgggaatggaccaggggtgctgggaatggaccactggtcctctggaagagcagccagtgttcttaaccactgactcgTCTCTCCAGCTTCCTGAATTTAATCTAATCCCCTGCCTTATGTAACTAACCACTCTGGCTGTGAACAGTTAGAGACTGAAAATTGTTTGTGTCTAcagtgtaaaaaaataaaaaaaaaaatcggaaaAGCAGGGGCTGTGGCAGTCTCAGCATGGTGCTGATGGAAGGCTGCTGcggagaagacacacacacaaaagtatttgttgttttggttttgagacagggtttctctgcgtagttttgatgcctgtcctggctcttgctctgtagaccaggctggcctcgaactcaccgagatccacctggctctgcttcccaagggctgggattaaaggcgtgcaccaccaccgcccagctacaagTCATCTATTTTTTATGAGCCCCTGAGACCAATTAGTGTGGGACACATGCATGGGTATGGGGCCATCCACAGTCTACTGTGAGCTATCCTGAAGAAAAATGGTTCTCCCTccatagccatctctccagcagcctATCAGTCACCTATGGGGGCTCAAGATGGTGGGTCCCATTAGCCCCTTCCATCCTTGCTgagtgttgactggcttgatcttattgTGCAGGCAACCAAAGCTGCCGTGAGACTgtgtcatgcccagaagacattTTCACTGTAGTGTGCCCAGTCTCTGGCTTCTGTCATCTTGCTGCTCTCTTGTGTGACATGCCAAGCCCTGAAGGAGatggtgtgatatagatgtcccatctaAGGCCGTCCCTCCACAGTCACACTCTGCACTTTGAACGTCCATGAATCTCTTGTTAATTGCTGTCCCTGAATGGAGAGTGATTAGTTCCTGATAAGGTCCGAGAGCTACCCTGGTCTATTTGTGTAAAGTTAGATATTTAGAGGGCGGTTGAACAAGACAGTAGTAGTAGCTTCTCTCCTAGGACCTAGGACCTCTTCAGCCATGGATTCTTGGTCAAATTTACAGTGCCAGGCACGAGCCCCTGCTATGGAGTGGGCTTCCTGTCTGAACAGGAAATGGCTGGTTGCCTCCATCATATGGATACCACTGTTGCACTAATAGATATATATCTTGCCAAGatggtctctctttttttaatttattcattttatgtgtgtggatattttatctgcttgtgtgtctgtgcactgtgtggaccagaagagggtgtcacatgGAGATtgtagttacagatgattgtgagccaccatgtggttgctgggatttgaactctggtcctctggaagaacagctggtgctgctcttaacctctgggccatctctccagccaaccaAGATGGTCTTTTATTGTGGCTGGAGGATTCACAGCTACACGAGACTGTTGGCCGGCTTTTCTCCCCCAGCGGCTTGCGTAGCACCGTCCAGCGCCGTGAAAGGAAGTTTCCAGGTCAGTTTCACCTTGATTTCTTCTGTCACCAGAGTGTGGTGTCTTCGGCAACAAGGTCTTACTGTCatgttctggtgggcaaccaagaaaaACAGCATTGGCTTGTCCTGTTTGGGGGATCTTGGGACTATCATGACCAGTCATCCAAAGGGAGGGTCCCACACTTGACACTGGCATTTTACCTTAATAACCTATGGCTTCTGGGGCAGAGCTTTGGCCCCTGTACAGTGTACCTCCATGcaatataatatacatttatatatattttaaatatatacatttatatgtaaattatatacatatataatttttaattggttgttgtttctctgttgtcttctgaagcagggtttctctgtgaaacgtCTTtattgggggtggagggggtgcatgtgtttggaggccagaggtcacataaccttggctatcctggaactcgctttgtagattaggctaaccttgaactcacagagatccacctgcctctgcttcccaagtgctgggattaaaggtgtgcgccaccacacctggctcaattATATTTTTAGTAAGCTTAAAATGAGTTTTCCTGTGGCTTTTCAAATATCCTTAATGTTAGtaacccctctctctccccatcacCTAGGggtttttttaaaagcttttctcACTAGGTTCATTTCTCTATGCTATAGAGGCTGTGGCCCCACATATAGATGCTTTTTGGCTTCCTTTGATAGTATTACcttgtatttggaaaaatacCTTGTATTTGGAGaaagcctgtcatcccagcactgagaggcaatAGCAgcgggatcagaagttcaaggttctcTTCAGTGATACAGTGAGTTTGAACcagccaacaacaaaacaagtctttattggggggggggggcggtgcatGTGTTTGGTGGCCAGAGGTCACATTGTCTCTTTCTCAAATGTTCCCCActttgcttttggagacaggaactCTCACCATA of Peromyscus maniculatus bairdii isolate BWxNUB_F1_BW_parent chromosome 4, HU_Pman_BW_mat_3.1, whole genome shotgun sequence contains these proteins:
- the Trub2 gene encoding pseudouridylate synthase TRUB2, mitochondrial isoform X2, whose amino-acid sequence is MPRLLVFLDYTVRGLLGRATDNFCEDGRLIEKTTYDHVTRELLDRILAIIQGSHQKALVMYSNLDLKSQEAYEMAVQGVIRPMNKSPMLISGIRCLHFAPPEFLLKVQCMHETQQQLRRLVHEIGLELRTTAVCVQVRRTRDGFFRLDDALLRTQWDLHSIQDAIQAAAPRVAAELKKNLRLRLGHQLLPSAGQPCGSKDPSSTLGVESSVGQ